A stretch of Bradyrhizobium sp. AZCC 2262 DNA encodes these proteins:
- a CDS encoding type I secretion system permease/ATPase, with amino-acid sequence MIEQAVPAPPLRTGGDKDGGGSSGGGRGGGGGGGSPPLHRRSSDNEFRDVLGSGLANARRNLVTVGLFSVAVNLLVLAIPIYLFNMSDRVLTSRSTDTLVMLTIIVIIAITAHVLMDMMRRIILMRVAVETEARLGGPVLSAAAKAAQGGSSREFQTLADLQHLRSFITGPVLLTMFDTPVAPVYFAVVFLIHPHLGFIVLGAGVALVIVALLNQRVTAIPFTQANNYGARANLTAESMARNAQVINAMGMIPEGVQVWGRETVESLKAQVKGQDLNILMTGLSKFLRLCTQIAILGWGAWLALESQMTSGMVIAASIVASRALAPLEGTIEGWRSFVQARSAYARVRTLLLNSPLNLERLRLPRPAGYLNVERILYVPPPNKKVILNGISFQLKPGESLAIVGDSGTGKTMLARMLVGSIIPTAGSVRLDMMDLRNWDPRQFGESVGYLPQDVQLFPASIKANIGRMRDDARDEDVFDAAETADVHEMISSFAQGYETIVGMDGSPLSGGQRQRIGLARAFYGNPRLIVLDEPNSNLDANGERALARALLRAKEKQITTVTITQRAALLMSVDKIMILHQGSVQAFGARDEIIPMITGRKPNNIPTGPGEPPSLN; translated from the coding sequence GTGATCGAGCAGGCGGTCCCGGCTCCCCCGCTGCGCACGGGCGGCGACAAGGACGGTGGCGGCTCTTCAGGCGGCGGAAGAGGTGGCGGTGGCGGCGGCGGCTCGCCACCGCTGCATAGGCGTTCCAGCGACAATGAATTCAGGGACGTGCTCGGCAGCGGCCTGGCGAACGCCCGCCGCAATCTGGTGACCGTGGGATTGTTCTCGGTTGCGGTCAACCTGCTGGTGCTCGCCATTCCGATCTACCTGTTCAACATGTCCGATCGCGTGCTGACCAGCCGCAGCACGGACACGCTGGTGATGCTGACCATCATCGTGATCATCGCGATCACCGCGCATGTGCTGATGGATATGATGCGCCGCATCATCCTGATGCGGGTTGCGGTCGAAACCGAAGCCCGGCTGGGTGGACCGGTCCTGAGCGCCGCCGCCAAGGCCGCGCAGGGCGGATCCAGCCGCGAATTCCAGACACTGGCGGACCTGCAGCACCTGCGCTCGTTCATTACCGGTCCGGTGTTGCTGACGATGTTCGATACGCCGGTGGCGCCGGTCTATTTCGCCGTGGTGTTCCTAATCCATCCGCATCTCGGATTTATCGTGCTGGGGGCGGGCGTCGCGCTGGTCATTGTGGCGCTGCTGAACCAGCGCGTCACCGCGATCCCGTTCACCCAGGCCAACAATTACGGCGCCAGGGCAAACCTGACGGCGGAATCGATGGCCCGCAATGCCCAGGTCATCAATGCGATGGGCATGATTCCGGAAGGCGTCCAGGTTTGGGGCCGCGAAACCGTGGAGTCGCTGAAGGCGCAGGTGAAAGGACAGGATCTCAACATCCTGATGACGGGGTTGTCGAAGTTCCTGCGGCTGTGCACCCAGATCGCCATCCTGGGCTGGGGCGCATGGCTGGCGCTGGAGAGTCAGATGACCAGCGGCATGGTGATTGCGGCCTCGATCGTGGCGAGCCGCGCGCTGGCGCCGCTGGAGGGCACCATCGAAGGCTGGCGCAGCTTCGTGCAGGCGCGGTCGGCCTATGCCCGCGTCAGGACGCTGTTGCTGAACTCGCCGCTCAACCTGGAGCGGCTGCGCCTGCCGCGTCCTGCCGGATATCTCAATGTCGAGCGCATTCTCTACGTGCCGCCGCCGAACAAGAAGGTGATCCTGAACGGAATCAGCTTTCAGTTGAAGCCCGGGGAATCGCTTGCCATCGTCGGAGACTCCGGCACCGGGAAAACCATGCTGGCCCGCATGCTGGTCGGATCGATCATCCCGACCGCGGGTAGCGTCAGGCTCGACATGATGGACCTGCGCAACTGGGATCCACGCCAGTTCGGCGAGAGCGTGGGCTACCTGCCGCAAGATGTGCAACTGTTCCCGGCGTCCATCAAGGCCAACATCGGCCGCATGCGTGACGACGCACGCGACGAGGATGTGTTCGACGCCGCCGAGACCGCCGATGTGCATGAGATGATCTCGAGCTTTGCCCAGGGCTACGAGACCATCGTTGGCATGGACGGCAGCCCGCTGTCCGGCGGCCAGCGGCAGCGGATCGGGCTGGCGCGCGCATTCTACGGCAACCCGCGCCTGATCGTGCTCGACGAGCCGAATTCGAATCTGGACGCCAATGGCGAGCGGGCGCTCGCCAGGGCGTTGCTGCGCGCCAAGGAAAAGCAGATCACGACCGTGACGATCACCCAGCGCGCGGCGCTGCTGATGAGCGTCGACAAGATCATGATCCTGCATCAGGGCTCGGTGCAGGCTTTCGGCGCACGTGACGAGATCATTCCGATGATCACCGGACGCAAGCCGAACAATATCCCGACCGGGCCGGGCGAACCGCCTTCCTTGAATTGA
- a CDS encoding response regulator transcription factor, whose translation MSVPFRKTVFLVDAMAFRRARAESFLNPWAQNESVELISLDPDEAHSKLVERAACDMLIYSVGAPSPHEVFTEIQVIHTLRRDAALAIVSDDEKPATVLAAMRCGAQGYFSNSMPPELALQALSFVLHGGTYFPPTAILASQTFSNPAPIEHRQPDLLPEQPLPGPDLQTQAPPLGPYDGPYAHQVSLFDDKAAIVPRDHGFNGARHTPEFTERQYAVLVCLCQGDPNKVIGRKLGMTETTVKVHVREIMRKLGVSNRTQVAIAAAHVCTEGPIELAPADSPMVVRSPIPN comes from the coding sequence ATGTCAGTCCCGTTTAGGAAGACGGTTTTCCTCGTAGACGCGATGGCCTTCCGACGAGCTCGCGCAGAGAGCTTCTTAAATCCGTGGGCCCAAAACGAAAGCGTCGAACTGATTTCGCTCGATCCCGACGAAGCCCACTCAAAACTCGTCGAGCGCGCGGCATGCGACATGCTGATTTACAGCGTCGGCGCTCCCTCTCCCCACGAGGTCTTTACCGAGATACAGGTGATACATACCCTTCGCCGCGACGCGGCGCTCGCCATCGTCTCCGACGATGAAAAACCCGCGACCGTTCTCGCTGCAATGCGTTGCGGGGCCCAGGGTTATTTCAGCAATTCCATGCCGCCCGAGCTTGCCTTGCAGGCGCTTTCGTTCGTCCTCCATGGCGGCACGTATTTTCCACCGACGGCCATCCTGGCCAGCCAGACCTTCAGCAATCCGGCGCCCATCGAACACAGACAGCCGGACCTTCTCCCGGAGCAACCGCTTCCGGGACCTGACCTGCAGACGCAGGCGCCGCCTCTCGGGCCGTACGACGGCCCTTACGCGCACCAAGTCTCCCTTTTCGACGACAAGGCGGCGATCGTACCACGCGACCACGGCTTCAACGGCGCCCGGCATACGCCCGAGTTCACCGAGCGGCAGTATGCCGTGCTCGTTTGTCTCTGCCAGGGCGACCCCAACAAGGTAATCGGTCGCAAGCTCGGCATGACCGAAACGACCGTGAAAGTCCATGTCCGCGAAATCATGCGCAAGCTTGGCGTAAGCAACCGGACCCAGGTCGCGATTGCCGCGGCGCACGTCTGCACAGAAGGTCCCATCGAGCTGGCTCCCGCGGATTCACCCATGGTGGTCAGGTCGCCCATACCTAATTAG
- a CDS encoding transposase: protein MRAREVTLKRPKRNHPAEAAKLPKTVTLTLVEAREVDPPDGVTPVHWRLLTTHKVATLADACRITGFYRQRWTIEQVFRVMKTKGFDIEAVRVAEDGPFENLTTATLIAAIQVLQMVRERDGVAGRPLQDALDIEDKPALEAICQTLEGKTEKQKNPHPKGSLAYASWVCARLGGWTGYYGKPGPIAMMHGLQALKAMLRGWKLRNDV from the coding sequence TTGCGCGCGCGTGAGGTCACCCTGAAGCGGCCGAAACGCAATCATCCCGCCGAGGCGGCAAAACTGCCGAAGACTGTCACACTCACCTTGGTGGAAGCGCGTGAGGTCGATCCCCCGGACGGCGTAACGCCGGTGCATTGGCGGCTGCTCACCACACATAAGGTGGCCACGCTCGCCGATGCATGTCGGATCACCGGCTTTTACCGCCAGCGCTGGACCATCGAGCAGGTGTTCCGGGTGATGAAGACCAAAGGCTTCGATATCGAAGCGGTGCGTGTCGCCGAGGATGGTCCATTCGAGAACCTGACTACTGCGACGCTGATCGCTGCCATTCAAGTGCTGCAGATGGTGCGCGAGCGCGATGGCGTGGCTGGGCGGCCGTTACAGGATGCGCTCGACATCGAGGACAAGCCCGCGCTGGAAGCGATCTGCCAAACCCTTGAAGGCAAGACCGAGAAACAGAAGAACCCGCATCCCAAAGGATCGCTGGCATATGCCAGTTGGGTGTGTGCGCGCCTCGGCGGCTGGACCGGCTACTACGGCAAGCCTGGCCCTATCGCCATGATGCACGGGCTACAAGCTCTCAAAGCAATGCTTCGTGGCTGGAAACTCCGAAACGATGTGTGA
- a CDS encoding acetyl-CoA C-acyltransferase encodes MDRLLRQAWPYRHDARATSSQSNASWLETPKRCVNLVALERAKLAPERIDEVFMGNVLPAGQGQAPARQAARGAGLPDATGATTVNKVCGSGMKATMLAHDIINAGSAQIVLSGGMESMSNAPYLLAKARGGYRAGHDRIIDHMMMDGLEDAYETGRSMGDFGEATAEAYQFTRKDQDNYAMETLTRARKAVEGGAFRAEIAPVTLTEKAGPRVIANDEHPLKVDPAKIPGLKPAFRANGTITPAASSANADGAAALILAKRSLADRDGLPVFAEIKGHATHSQEPQWFTTAPIPAIRKLLDKVGWNVSDVDLFEINEAFAVVAMAAQKDLGIAREQLNVNGGACALGHPIGATGARLIVTLLHALEARNLKRGVAALCIGGGEATAIAVERIAR; translated from the coding sequence CTGGACCGGCTACTACGGCAAGCCTGGCCCTATCGCCATGATGCACGGGCTACAAGCTCTCAAAGCAATGCTTCGTGGCTGGAAACTCCGAAACGATGTGTGAATCTTGTAGCGCTGGAGCGGGCGAAACTCGCGCCGGAGCGCATTGACGAGGTGTTCATGGGCAACGTGCTGCCGGCCGGACAGGGCCAGGCCCCGGCGCGACAGGCCGCGCGCGGCGCCGGACTGCCCGACGCCACCGGCGCCACCACCGTCAACAAGGTCTGCGGTTCCGGCATGAAAGCGACCATGCTGGCCCACGACATCATCAATGCGGGCTCAGCCCAGATCGTGCTGTCCGGCGGCATGGAGAGCATGAGCAATGCGCCCTATTTGCTGGCCAAGGCGCGGGGCGGCTATCGCGCCGGCCATGACCGGATCATCGATCACATGATGATGGACGGGCTCGAGGACGCCTACGAGACCGGCCGCTCGATGGGCGATTTCGGCGAGGCCACCGCGGAGGCCTATCAGTTTACCCGCAAGGACCAGGACAATTATGCGATGGAGACGCTGACCCGGGCCCGCAAGGCGGTCGAGGGCGGCGCGTTCAGGGCCGAGATAGCGCCGGTCACGCTCACCGAAAAGGCCGGTCCGCGCGTCATCGCCAATGACGAACATCCGCTCAAGGTGGATCCGGCCAAGATTCCCGGATTGAAACCCGCGTTCCGCGCCAACGGCACCATCACGCCGGCCGCCTCCTCCGCCAATGCCGATGGCGCCGCGGCGCTCATTCTGGCCAAGCGCTCGCTCGCCGATCGTGACGGTCTGCCTGTTTTCGCCGAGATCAAGGGCCACGCCACCCACAGCCAGGAGCCGCAATGGTTCACCACCGCGCCGATCCCTGCCATCCGCAAGCTGCTCGACAAGGTCGGTTGGAACGTCAGCGACGTTGACCTGTTCGAGATCAACGAAGCGTTCGCCGTGGTGGCGATGGCGGCGCAGAAGGATCTCGGCATCGCCAGAGAACAACTCAACGTCAATGGCGGCGCCTGCGCGCTCGGCCACCCGATCGGCGCCACCGGCGCGCGATTGATCGTGACGCTGCTGCATGCACTGGAAGCGCGCAACCTGAAACGCGGCGTCGCCGCCTTGTGCATCGGCGGCGGCGAGGCCACCGCCATCGCCGTCGAGCGCATCGCTCGCTGA
- a CDS encoding RNA polymerase factor sigma-32 yields MNAHSTTVMSGHREMLTESRSRALVDEYASLIKRYVLLEPAREQQLARRWQEHRDRSATDALVTSHLRLAAKVARRYQRYDLPLGDLIGEANVGLVIAATHFEPGHGARFSTYALWWIKAAIHDYILRSRSLVKIGTTAAQRKLFFGFRRAMNKFGGDRAGLTQEVAEAVARELVVPVREVIEMSSRLTGDLSLNAPVSDDGPTDWETMLIDHSPNAETIVAEQDESAQKAKALRSALDVLTARERRVFEARRLSEDPPSLEDLGRELSISGERVRQIETSAFEKVRRAATRRLRPAALSV; encoded by the coding sequence ATGAACGCCCACAGCACGACTGTGATGTCAGGCCACCGGGAGATGTTGACCGAAAGCAGATCGCGAGCTCTCGTCGATGAATACGCTTCTCTCATCAAGCGATACGTTCTGCTTGAACCGGCGCGGGAGCAGCAGCTCGCACGACGCTGGCAGGAGCATCGCGACCGCAGCGCGACCGATGCGCTCGTCACCAGCCATCTCCGGCTGGCGGCAAAGGTCGCGCGCCGCTACCAAAGATATGATCTTCCGCTTGGCGATCTGATCGGCGAAGCCAATGTCGGCCTCGTCATCGCGGCCACGCATTTTGAGCCCGGCCATGGTGCCCGGTTTTCCACCTATGCTCTATGGTGGATCAAGGCGGCCATCCACGATTACATTCTGCGGTCGCGATCGCTGGTCAAGATCGGAACGACAGCCGCGCAGCGAAAACTGTTCTTTGGCTTCAGGCGTGCCATGAACAAGTTCGGGGGCGACAGAGCAGGATTGACGCAAGAGGTGGCCGAGGCGGTCGCGCGCGAGCTCGTGGTCCCCGTTCGCGAAGTGATCGAGATGAGCAGCCGTCTGACTGGCGACCTTTCCCTGAATGCGCCTGTCAGTGATGACGGGCCGACCGACTGGGAGACGATGCTGATCGATCATTCGCCGAACGCCGAGACGATCGTCGCCGAACAGGACGAAAGCGCGCAAAAGGCGAAAGCGCTCCGTTCGGCCCTCGATGTGCTGACGGCGCGGGAGCGGCGTGTATTCGAGGCCCGGCGGCTCAGCGAAGATCCGCCGAGCCTGGAGGATCTCGGGCGTGAGCTGTCCATCTCCGGGGAGCGCGTGCGGCAAATCGAAACGTCAGCCTTCGAAAAAGTCAGGCGTGCAGCGACCAGGCGTTTGCGACCTGCGGCCCTCTCGGTTTGA
- a CDS encoding sensor histidine kinase has product MQFIRSNTFQWAAALAALFAAFVTILFGFIYFKIDDYLIARSDGMITTQVNFFAALPPDRRIAALDDHNRQDSRGVHFAGIFDANGNRIAGNIARLPGDLAAGAGVKSVRMAQANDKEPDAPLVRAVARSLDHGHVLVVGRNVDETREISRVVGGALGLGLLPAFCFWLLAGAWLSVRAQRRVEEVNLRVQRIIAGDLRERLPHRNIDEPFSRLAAIVNGMLDELETTIHALAGVGNDIAHDLRTPLTRARLTLERGRTNATTLEQLQGAADKAIAGIDQSLSIVTALLRLAEIENSRRSSAFGNVELGEMLREVCDMHEPIAEDKQIALSTGRLATLYVRGDRDLLLEAVANLVDNAIKFTPRSGSVKLELLRGGGETILRVTDTGPGISDQDQEAVLRRFYRSDKIRNTPGVGLGLNLVSAIVKLHGFRLIIHSGPGGRVEIVCPDEPVGRA; this is encoded by the coding sequence ATGCAGTTCATACGCTCGAACACGTTTCAATGGGCCGCCGCACTGGCGGCCCTGTTTGCGGCTTTTGTCACGATCCTGTTCGGCTTCATCTACTTCAAGATCGATGATTACCTGATCGCGCGTTCCGATGGCATGATTACGACGCAGGTCAATTTCTTTGCCGCGCTGCCGCCCGACCGCCGGATCGCCGCGCTGGACGATCATAATCGGCAGGATTCCCGCGGCGTCCATTTCGCCGGCATTTTCGATGCGAACGGAAATCGGATTGCCGGCAATATCGCGCGCCTGCCGGGCGATCTTGCGGCCGGTGCGGGGGTGAAGAGCGTGCGGATGGCGCAGGCCAATGACAAGGAGCCCGACGCTCCCTTGGTCAGAGCCGTCGCGCGGAGCCTTGATCACGGCCATGTCTTGGTGGTTGGACGCAACGTCGACGAGACCCGGGAAATCTCCAGGGTTGTCGGAGGCGCGCTGGGGCTTGGGCTGCTGCCCGCGTTCTGCTTCTGGCTGCTGGCAGGCGCGTGGCTGAGCGTTCGTGCGCAAAGGCGCGTCGAGGAGGTCAACCTGCGGGTCCAGCGCATCATCGCCGGAGATCTGCGCGAGCGGCTGCCGCACCGGAATATCGACGAGCCGTTCTCGCGGCTTGCCGCCATCGTCAACGGCATGCTCGATGAACTGGAAACCACCATCCATGCGCTGGCCGGCGTCGGCAACGACATCGCCCATGACCTGCGAACGCCGCTGACGCGTGCGCGCCTGACGCTGGAGCGCGGCCGCACCAACGCGACCACGCTGGAACAGCTCCAAGGGGCCGCCGACAAGGCCATCGCCGGCATCGACCAGTCGCTGTCGATCGTCACGGCGCTGTTGCGCCTGGCCGAGATCGAGAACAGCCGGCGGTCATCCGCATTCGGCAATGTCGAGCTCGGCGAAATGCTGCGCGAGGTCTGCGACATGCACGAGCCGATCGCCGAAGACAAGCAGATCGCACTGAGCACGGGCAGGTTAGCCACGCTTTACGTGCGCGGCGATCGAGACCTGCTGCTGGAGGCGGTTGCGAACCTCGTCGACAACGCCATCAAGTTCACGCCCCGGAGCGGCAGCGTCAAGCTCGAGCTGCTGCGCGGCGGGGGAGAGACCATCCTGCGCGTGACGGATACGGGTCCGGGAATCAGCGATCAGGACCAAGAGGCCGTGCTGCGCCGGTTCTATCGCTCGGACAAGATCCGCAACACGCCGGGCGTTGGGCTTGGACTGAACCTGGTTTCGGCCATCGTAAAACTGCACGGATTTCGCTTGATCATCCACTCCGGCCCGGGGGGCCGGGTGGAGATCGTTTGCCCCGATGAGCCCGTCGGCCGGGCATGA
- a CDS encoding response regulator transcription factor, translating into MTKVLLIEDDDETAGEITAELADRGFDVEWSSNGLDGLAKARDLRPDAMIVDRLLPGMDGLTVIESLRKEQVRTPVLVLSALGAVDDRVRGLRMGGDDYLTKPFAIVELIARIEALLRRPPETRETTLRVGQLELDLIERTAKRGERTIDLLPREFRLLEYMMRRSDQLLTRAMLLEEVWNYKFVPATNLVDVHMGRVRHKVDGPDEAPMIHNVRGAGFILRAVS; encoded by the coding sequence ATGACGAAGGTTCTTCTCATAGAAGACGACGACGAGACGGCGGGAGAAATCACCGCTGAGCTGGCCGATCGCGGCTTCGATGTGGAATGGTCGTCCAACGGGCTGGACGGTCTCGCCAAGGCGCGCGACTTGCGGCCGGATGCGATGATCGTCGACCGTCTGCTGCCGGGAATGGATGGCCTTACCGTCATCGAATCCCTGCGGAAGGAACAGGTGCGCACGCCCGTGCTGGTGTTGAGCGCGCTTGGCGCGGTCGATGACCGCGTGCGCGGATTGCGGATGGGAGGCGACGACTATCTCACCAAGCCGTTCGCGATCGTTGAACTCATCGCGCGAATAGAGGCGTTGCTGCGTCGTCCGCCGGAAACACGGGAAACCACCCTGCGGGTGGGACAGCTCGAGCTCGATCTGATCGAGCGCACGGCGAAACGCGGCGAACGCACGATCGATCTGTTGCCGCGCGAGTTTCGCCTGCTCGAATACATGATGCGGCGGAGCGACCAGCTGCTCACGCGCGCCATGCTGCTCGAGGAGGTCTGGAACTACAAGTTTGTTCCGGCCACCAACCTGGTCGACGTGCATATGGGCCGTGTGCGGCACAAGGTCGACGGTCCGGACGAGGCGCCGATGATTCACAATGTCCGCGGCGCGGGGTTCATTCTTCGTGCAGTGTCCTAG